One window of Aliarcobacter lanthieri genomic DNA carries:
- the rpsU gene encoding 30S ribosomal protein S21: MPGIKVKDNESFDEAYRRFKKQCDRNLIVTETRARRYFEPMTEIRKKQKISARKKMLKKLYMLRRYESRL; this comes from the coding sequence GTGCCAGGCATTAAAGTTAAAGATAATGAATCTTTTGACGAAGCGTATAGAAGATTTAAAAAGCAATGCGACAGAAACCTAATCGTTACTGAAACTAGAGCTAGAAGATATTTTGAACCAATGACTGAAATCAGAAAAAAACAAAAAATTTCTGCTAGAAAGAAAATGCTTAAAAAATTATATATGCTTAGAAGATACGAATCAAGATTGTAA
- the moaC gene encoding cyclic pyranopterin monophosphate synthase MoaC — MNLTHLDENNRPKMVDVSDKNETKRVAVASGKITMSKEAYEAIISNSVKKGPVLQTAVIASIMGTKKTHELIPMCHPLLLSGINCDIEENEAENSFKLFVTAKLNGQTGVEMEALTGVSIGLLTIYDMVKAIDKSMVISDIQLESKCGGKSGDFKR, encoded by the coding sequence TTGAATTTAACACATCTTGATGAAAATAATCGTCCAAAAATGGTAGATGTTTCAGATAAAAATGAAACAAAAAGAGTTGCTGTTGCAAGTGGTAAAATAACTATGTCAAAAGAAGCTTATGAAGCAATAATATCAAATAGTGTTAAAAAAGGTCCAGTTTTACAGACAGCTGTTATTGCTTCTATTATGGGAACAAAGAAAACTCATGAATTGATACCTATGTGTCATCCTTTACTATTAAGTGGTATAAACTGTGATATTGAAGAAAATGAAGCAGAAAATAGTTTTAAGCTTTTTGTTACAGCAAAGTTAAATGGTCAAACAGGTGTTGAGATGGAAGCTTTAACAGGTGTTAGTATAGGACTTCTTACTATTTATGATATGGTTAAAGCTATCGATAAATCAATGGTTATCTCTGATATTCAATTAGAGAGTAAATGTGGTGGGAAAAGTGGAGATTTTAAAAGATGA
- a CDS encoding YbeD family protein, producing MINLNDKKLELDYPCSWEYKLVVLEDCNIKKCVKEVILEREHNLKPSKTSSKGKFKSYTLEMLVHNEDDRKELFRLLGEHSDIKMVL from the coding sequence ATGATAAATTTGAATGATAAAAAACTAGAATTAGATTATCCTTGTAGTTGGGAATATAAATTAGTTGTTTTAGAAGATTGTAATATAAAAAAATGTGTAAAAGAGGTAATTTTAGAAAGAGAACATAATCTAAAACCATCAAAAACTAGTTCAAAAGGTAAGTTTAAAAGCTATACTTTGGAAATGTTAGTTCACAATGAAGATGATAGAAAAGAACTTTTTAGACTCTTAGGTGAACATAGTGATATAAAAATGGTTCTTTAG
- the surE gene encoding 5'/3'-nucleotidase SurE, with protein MFQILLTNDDGYHAVGLKALIEALSPIARVTVVAPAKNKSACGHSLTLDRPLRMICVQDDFYKIDDATPTDCIYISLGNLFKDGYKPDLVISGINIGANMGEDITYSGTASAAMEAVLHGIPAIAISQVCKNMCQGIDEGWDFELAKQTIVKLAKKILEGSFPLDERKFLNVNIPPIKAKDCQGIKITKAGYREYGNDADRHTNPRGEEFYWIGLHPLIWKPSIDKSCDFEAIKENYVSISPIKLDMTSHSDIKNLENWLNN; from the coding sequence ATGTTTCAGATACTTCTAACAAATGATGATGGATATCACGCAGTAGGATTAAAAGCTTTAATTGAAGCATTAAGTCCAATAGCTAGAGTTACAGTTGTAGCTCCAGCAAAAAATAAATCAGCTTGTGGGCATTCATTGACTTTAGATAGACCACTTAGAATGATTTGTGTTCAAGATGATTTTTATAAAATAGATGATGCAACACCAACAGATTGTATATATATCTCTTTAGGTAACCTTTTTAAAGATGGTTATAAACCAGATTTGGTAATCAGTGGTATAAATATTGGTGCAAATATGGGAGAAGACATCACATATAGTGGAACAGCTAGTGCTGCTATGGAGGCAGTTTTACATGGAATTCCTGCTATTGCAATATCTCAAGTATGTAAAAATATGTGTCAAGGGATAGATGAAGGATGGGATTTTGAACTAGCAAAACAAACTATTGTTAAGTTAGCAAAGAAAATCTTAGAAGGCTCTTTTCCATTAGATGAAAGAAAGTTTTTAAATGTTAATATTCCGCCAATTAAAGCAAAAGATTGCCAAGGTATTAAAATCACAAAAGCAGGCTATAGAGAGTATGGAAATGATGCAGATAGACATACAAATCCAAGAGGAGAAGAGTTCTATTGGATTGGGCTTCATCCACTTATCTGGAAACCAAGCATTGATAAATCTTGTGATTTTGAAGCGATAAAAGAAAACTATGTATCAATCTCTCCTATCAAACTTGATATGACATCACATAGTGATATAAAAAATTTAGAAAATTGGCTAAACAATTAA